The stretch of DNA TTTCCTCCTCCGACTTATTCGCATTCATATCgacatcttcaaaatccTCCTCAAACTCGTCCTCATCAACCTCTTCCACCACGGGGGTTTTGACCGCGGCTTCCTTCGATTCAGCGTCGtattcttcctcctccattTCGCGctcttcgtcctcctcatcctcttcttcttcatcttcttcacccCTCTTTGCCTCAGCTTGCTGTTTAGCCAACTTAGCATAGTACTCCGCCAAAGTTCTTTCGTTTTCCCTCTCTTCGATCTCAGTCTCTGTCAAAGCCCTGTGTGAGGAGTAATAGTTGGTTGCGCCGTTGTTACCGTTCAACCCGTCGTTTTCCAAGTCCGCGTGCTCAGTGGATAACGTAGCCTGGGCAGTTGGCTGCGGATCaaactcttcctcttcatcaagCCTCCCGAGCGCCGTCTTACCGACAGTGCTCTGTTTATGCCATTCAGGGACAGCGttctgtttcctcttttccTCAGCTTGTCTCTCTTGCAACTGTCTTTGCGCTTGTTCGTCACTTGCCGTGGTAATATTAACATGCAATGTAGCCTGTGAGTTTGCACCTGCGTTTCTTGAGTTTGCATTGGACAAATCGCGCCTGCCGTTCTGTTCCCCAGGTCTGAACATCGTCGACCCCTTCTTCGGGTTGTACGTGTATGCGGCACTGGACTGGTTCTGTGGAGGGATCAACCTAGCCAACGCGAACTCGAAAGTGTTCTCCTCTATTCTCGAATCATcaatcttcttcaagtagtcGATGACAGGCTGTATCTGGTCCATCAACCTGTTCAGTTTATCCTGTTTCTCCTTATTTTTCTTACCTGAATCGTCCTCCACTAGGGGCTCATCGCACAGAGAACACAGAAACTCTGTCCTATCGTAGTTTAACAACTGCACCGCTTCGAGCTGCGTATATTTGGTTTCGCATATCGGGCACATGTACCCATTGGGTGCTGAATTCTTATCCAGATCGTCCTTCAACCTCTGCACCACCTGGTGCACTTTCCATTTAATCCCGTCGATGGCATGAGGGTACTTGACGTAGAAATATATTCTCTCCACGGACTTCGAGTTTGGCGGGTACTCCCTCTGCTTGTGTATAGATATAAGTCTGTCCCCCCTCAATCTTGCAATGAGCGGGCCCAACTCCGTCTTGTTTATACTCAGCAGCTGTTTCAAGTCGTCCTCCGCGAGCACCGAATGGAAGAGGATAGCATCTAGCACGAGCACGTACGAGCCCCCATAGAACCCTCTGACCacaaacttcaaaagactTTTCACAACCTCGTCAATCGGCCTGTCCATATCAGCACGGCTGTCTGTCTGGCTTCCTAAACCAGACCTTTCCTCTCACACTCTTGTCTAATACGGGCCCAACTCTTCCCATATGATCTTATGgaaacttttcactttatGACCGGTTCAAGCAATCGGGTAACAGTTTCCCTATCGGGAGCCCCACCACACACACCTTCCCAATCGGGAAAGACCACTGCATCCATTTCCGGAAACGGAAATCGGCACCGCACGGCGAGCGTTTTTGCGCGTTTCCGGAACATTTCGGGGGTCTGGGTGTGGAGGGCTGCTTTCCTTCCTGCGCCGCCTTCTGGGTGAAACCACACTCACGCGCCACCGGAGAGAATCGGGGACCGGTTGACTCTTTCTAGGCAACATGGGCAGAGTCCGCCGGTCGTCCTGGTGCTATTTCTCTCTGTGTGTACGCCTGTTACGGCCTGTCCGGCGATGACTGACTCTTTCACCGCATCTTGTAGTACACAGATGTAGCATCATTCGCGTGCTCTCTTTCTGCgtggtttcttctttacTGGCaagagaggaggaaaatttttcctACTGGTGTTCACTGACAGTCCCGCTGAGTCTTTTGCTTTTGGCGGATACAAAGACTCGCTTTGTTTGCTTCTACATACAAGACATCTGtaaaattatatatatgaaaaatatttatatatatatatatataaatgtaAGTATGTAGACGTATGACTTCTCTGGTTATGGCGTTACTGTGCAGCTGTTTCCCACAACACTAGTAAACACAACTGGTCTTCTTCCCCCCCATCGATGATTAGCACCAGAACATCTGGGTTATTGGCGAAGCAGAAGTGCGCTCGCGTTTCGGCATGGAGACTGTACTCTTCGAACACAAGGAGTAATAGAGCCACCACTGCCCGCGACACCACGTTCCAGACACCTCTGAAGTTCAGCGGGTTCAACACTGCGAGTTCGTCATCTGACGTGAACAGACCGTCGCTTCTGGATGGCGCGCCAGCAGAGATGCCGAAATTGACTGTGAGAGGGCCCGTAGAGTGCCCACTCAGCGGGGTGCAGCTTCTGAACTCGGctttgttcaacaagggCACTGCGTTCACGGAGAAGGAGAGGACGGATTTCAAGCTCCATGGGCTTCTCCCTCCGCAGATCAACACTCTCGATGAACAACTCGAGAGAGCGTTCAAACAACTGTGCCAGTTGAAGACATCCATCGCCAAGAACGACTTCATGACCAATCTGAGAGTGACGAACAAGACTCTCTATTTTGCACTAGTCAAGAGCCACATTATGGAATTAGTCCCCATTATTTACACGCCAACGGAGGGTGATGCCATCGCGTCCTATTCTGACAGGTTTAGAAAGACAGAGGGTGTCTTTTTGGACATTACGGAACCAAACTCAGTGATGCAAAGGATGGCCGCTTACGGTGGTGACAAGAAGGATATCGACTACATTGTCGTGTCTGACTCAGAGGGGATCTTGGGTATCGGCGATCAAGGTGTCGGTGGTGTTAGGATCGCTATCTCCAAGCTCGCTTTGATGACCTTGTGTGGTGGTATTCACCCGGGTAGAGTCTTGCCCGTTTGTCTAGACGTTGGGACGAATAACAAGCAACTGGCCCGTGATGAGCTTTATCTCGGTAACAGATTCTCAAGAATCAGGGGTAAACAGTATGATGATTTCATAGAGGAATTCATGAAAAGCGTGAAAACTCTGTACCCAAATGCCGTCctacattttgaagatttcGGTGTCAAAAATGCTCGTAGAATTTTGGAACGTTACAGAAACGAAGTACCATGTTTCAACGACGATATCCAAGGTACCGGTGCCGTTGTAATGGCATCTTTGATTGCAGCTTTGAAGCACACCCACAGAAAGCTGGCAGACACGAAGGTACTAGTGTACGGGGCTGGTTCCGCTGGCTTAGGTATCGCTGATCAAATTGCAAGTCATATGGTCACACACGGTCTAACTTTGGAGGAAGCCCGCTCTAAGATATACCTGATGGACAGACGTGGTCTAATCTTAAGATCCTACGAAGCCGGTTCTACGGCGCAACAACACGTGTATGCGAAGCCAGATGAGGATTGGTCGAACGTCAACACGAAATCCCTTTTCAACATTGTATCGCAAGTGAAACCAACCTGTCTGGTGGGATGCTCCACCCAAGCCGGTGCGTTCACGAAGGAAATCGTCCAGGAGATGTACAAACACAACCCAAGACCCATTGTTTTCCCGCTATCGAATCCAACGAGATTGCACGAGGCTGTACCTGAAGACTTGATGAAATGGACCAACAATGACGCCCTGGTTGCCACTGGTTCCCCATTCCCACCTGTCGATGGTTACAACATCTCgcaaaacaacaactgtTACTCCTTCCCAGGTATTGGCCTGGGTGCCGTGCTGTCACGTGCCACCACGATCAGTGATAGGATGATCTCTGCAGCTGTTGACGAACTAGCTGCGCTATCGAACCTTAAGGAGGGTGACTCGAAGCCAGGCCTGTTACCAGGGTTGGAAGTCATCAACAACACCTCCTCCAGAATCGCCGCTGCAGTGATATTGCAAGCGATCGAAGAAGGTCATGCGAGAATTGAAAATGAGGAAGACCCTAACAAGCCAGGCGAAAACATCAAGGTGCCACGTAGCTTCGATGCCTGTGTTGCCTGGGTCAAGGACCAGATGTGGGAACCTATATATAGACCACTGGTCAAAGTTCAGTATGACCCAAAAGTGCATACCTACCAGTTGTAAAACTTGGGAGTACCGAACTGAACCAATTTGATTATAGAGCTCAAGACGAAGAATGGTGACGAATCGATGACAGTACACATTAGAGATGTACCTTTTAAATAAAGATAGACATACGCTATGTCATTACATAGTAACACTAATACTTTTTGTTAGGCGAGAGCGTCTGAACATGCGCCGATGAGCAATTAGACAGCGGGGCTGCCTATATCCAACATTGATGGATTACGTGTTCGGATATCTCGAAACGATGCCGTTGCTGAAAGGCCGCCCTGTGGGGTTcgtaaaaaaaaagtcaaTTCTCGTGCAGCGGAATAAAGAACGACCACAACAATAACATTAATATAAGCCGGAAACcttatttttgaaaaggtcGTTATAGGGGCGCTAAAAAAACTCACACGTGTCGAATACATgcaggaaaaaaagaattttTACACTCTTTGTACGAGAAAATTTCGAAACAAGAAGGGTCTCTCGTGTGCAGAGAAAAGTTTTTACTCCACGCAAGGTTATCGCAGCTGGAAAAAATAGCCGTAAATTGTTTCTTGGATAAATGCGCAACTGAGCTGTTTGACTACGGTAAGTTCCCCTAAAGCTAGAAGGAGTTAAATAACTAAGTGGCAATTTTGCTTGTACTAGTTAAGctaattctttttttattttttggatGGACATTATCCCTCGTCGTTGCAATACAGCACCCACCTCAAAATGTACCTTCCCGatcaattttgtttctgACTCAGCCGTTCAAATCGGGGGGGGGGATACTACGAGTGTGTATAGATAGCGTGGGGAGATGCCTTAAACAACCCCCACCCCCACCCCAACGAGACACACAATGGATGCAAAAGTGGGAGCTGGCAAATAAACACCGTTGCAATGTGTCCCAAAACATTGATATTAGTTGCCTTCAGAATAATGAAAAATTATTATTCTTTGCTACGTACACAATACCTTCACAGGTACTGAAGCAGAAAAGTTTTATCACGTGGAGCGcgacaaaaaaaggttATCCGATATGCTATCTTATTCTGATTTGTAGCAGACCCTTTAGGAGGCTCGAGTTTGGGCCCATTAGATAGCCATTGAGTACTACAAAATAAATACAAGGATCATGCAAAAGCGACTTGCCGTAGTGCAAGAATTGTTCCCGCTCCGCTGTCTTAGGTGGGTCAATTCCCCCATTTATTTGCGCCTTGCCTCGGCCCGCGCTATATTCTATGTACCCGAGATTCTGTCGGAACTCATCACTCTTGCAAATGCAGACGTAATTTCACATTCTTATTCCCGGCACTATTGTCTTGTCCAATAAAacacattttttttttcgagaCCGATGAGGAACGGTACCTGTGTATCAAATCGGTCATCATCCTGTGCCGTTTCATCAcaaaacaacagcaacacaACCAACTGGACAAATGTGCCGGGCTCAACAACTCTAATTCGTAAGCACTATAcgtctctctcttttcttttttgcgCGCTGCCTCTTTTCGCCCGTTCTACGGCCTTCGGGTGTAATATTTTTGTTCTCGTTTCCTCGACGAGAGTTTCCTAATGCGGTACGGGCCATTCCCTCTTCTGAGAAAATTTGCCTACCAAAATCGCTGTGCCAGATCTGACGGCTCTAAGACGTTTTCTTAGCGGAATCCCCAAACTCGACACCGTCAGCAGGAGTTAATGCCTGTGCCCCCGAGGTACAAGGGTGAAGACgtactgttgttgaaaacgGTTATATGCATCGGAAAACAAAAGTGGGGGAGGCATGATTGGGGGGAGTGTTAGAGCAGAATAATAGGCCGGGATTTGAGCTGCCCTgaacgtatatatatatatatatatatatatactgaTCTCTTGTAAGGTAGAACGGTCCtagt from Huiozyma naganishii CBS 8797 chromosome 1, complete genome encodes:
- the TFA1 gene encoding transcription factor TFIIE subunit TFA1 (similar to Saccharomyces cerevisiae TFA1 (YKL028W); ancestral locus Anc_2.528), giving the protein MDRPIDEVVKSLLKFVVRGFYGGSYVLVLDAILFHSVLAEDDLKQLLSINKTELGPLIARLRGDRLISIHKQREYPPNSKSVERIYFYVKYPHAIDGIKWKVHQVVQRLKDDLDKNSAPNGYMCPICETKYTQLEAVQLLNYDRTEFLCSLCDEPLVEDDSGKKNKEKQDKLNRLMDQIQPVIDYLKKIDDSRIEENTFEFALARLIPPQNQSSAAYTYNPKKGSTMFRPGEQNGRRDLSNANSRNAGANSQATLHVNITTASDEQAQRQLQERQAEEKRKQNAVPEWHKQSTVGKTALGRLDEEEEFDPQPTAQATLSTEHADLENDGLNGNNGATNYYSSHRALTETEIEERENERTLAEYYAKLAKQQAEAKRGEEDEEEEDEEDEEREMEEEEYDAESKEAAVKTPVVEEVDEDEFEEDFEDVDMNANKSEEENNQAKDDGDIKKLEGELLSESSKKEQPGDNNATDATTEPITSTAPTTGNDDGEDDDDMDIEFEDV
- the MAE1 gene encoding malate dehydrogenase (oxaloacetate-decarboxylating) (similar to Saccharomyces cerevisiae MAE1 (YKL029C); ancestral locus Anc_2.529) → MISTRTSGLLAKQKCARVSAWRLYSSNTRSNRATTARDTTFQTPLKFSGFNTASSSSDVNRPSLLDGAPAEMPKLTVRGPVECPLSGVQLLNSALFNKGTAFTEKERTDFKLHGLLPPQINTLDEQLERAFKQLCQLKTSIAKNDFMTNLRVTNKTLYFALVKSHIMELVPIIYTPTEGDAIASYSDRFRKTEGVFLDITEPNSVMQRMAAYGGDKKDIDYIVVSDSEGILGIGDQGVGGVRIAISKLALMTLCGGIHPGRVLPVCLDVGTNNKQLARDELYLGNRFSRIRGKQYDDFIEEFMKSVKTLYPNAVLHFEDFGVKNARRILERYRNEVPCFNDDIQGTGAVVMASLIAALKHTHRKLADTKVLVYGAGSAGLGIADQIASHMVTHGLTLEEARSKIYLMDRRGLILRSYEAGSTAQQHVYAKPDEDWSNVNTKSLFNIVSQVKPTCLVGCSTQAGAFTKEIVQEMYKHNPRPIVFPLSNPTRLHEAVPEDLMKWTNNDALVATGSPFPPVDGYNISQNNNCYSFPGIGLGAVLSRATTISDRMISAAVDELAALSNLKEGDSKPGLLPGLEVINNTSSRIAAAVILQAIEEGHARIENEEDPNKPGENIKVPRSFDACVAWVKDQMWEPIYRPLVKVQYDPKVHTYQL